In one window of Rathayibacter caricis DSM 15933 DNA:
- a CDS encoding dipeptide ABC transporter ATP-binding protein has translation MPDAPALELQGLSLDYRLGRRSVRALDDVSFTVGRGEIVALVGESGSGKSTIANAATGLLPSGARVASGRLLVDGADVTRAPESRWSRIRGRRVGLVPQDPGASLTPVLTIGAQVAEIFAIRGERLSRAERRARSIELLEIAEVSRAADRLTQYPHELSGGLKQRILIAIAFGLDPALLVADEPTSALDVTVQKQILRVLDRLAAEHGTSVLFVTHDLALATDHASRALVLQRGRLVEDAPVERIVRTPATDYTRDLIAHARATQIAPSPTPSSSVPSTVLEVSGLSKSFPGRRGGASVAAVDDVSFALPAGRTLALVGESGSGKSTTARMILRLLDPSAGSIALDGRDVTAVSGRDRLALWRTVQLVYQNPDSALDPRWSVGRIVSEPLLGSASPRERRARVEELLDAVSLPDGVIDKRAGELSGGQRQRVAIARALAPHSSLVVLDEALSALDVITQERVLQLLERLQREQGVSYLFISHDLSTVRRLAHDVVVLRAGRVVEQGPSHEIFAAPRTDYVRELLDAVPGRRLLADPATTPTAEDPR, from the coding sequence GTGCCTGACGCCCCCGCCCTCGAGCTCCAGGGCCTCTCCCTCGACTACCGCCTCGGCCGGCGCTCGGTGCGCGCCCTCGACGACGTCTCGTTCACGGTCGGCCGGGGCGAGATCGTCGCCCTCGTCGGCGAGTCCGGATCGGGCAAGTCGACCATCGCGAACGCCGCGACCGGCCTTCTCCCCTCGGGGGCACGCGTCGCCTCCGGCCGGCTGCTCGTCGACGGCGCCGACGTCACCCGCGCGCCGGAGTCGCGGTGGAGCCGGATCCGCGGCCGCCGCGTGGGCCTCGTCCCCCAGGACCCGGGCGCCAGCCTCACTCCGGTCCTCACCATCGGGGCGCAGGTCGCCGAGATCTTCGCGATCCGCGGCGAGCGCCTCTCGCGCGCCGAGCGGCGGGCCCGGTCGATCGAGCTGCTCGAGATCGCCGAGGTGTCGCGCGCGGCCGACCGGCTCACCCAGTACCCGCACGAACTCTCGGGCGGGTTGAAGCAGCGGATCCTGATCGCCATCGCCTTCGGCCTCGACCCCGCCCTGCTCGTGGCCGACGAGCCGACGTCGGCGCTGGACGTGACGGTGCAGAAGCAGATCCTCCGCGTGCTCGACCGCCTGGCCGCCGAGCACGGCACCAGCGTGCTCTTCGTCACCCACGACCTGGCGCTCGCGACCGACCACGCATCGCGCGCCCTGGTGCTGCAGCGCGGCCGACTGGTCGAGGACGCTCCGGTGGAGCGGATCGTGCGGACGCCCGCCACCGACTACACCCGCGACCTCATCGCCCATGCGCGGGCGACGCAGATCGCGCCGTCGCCCACGCCCTCCTCCTCCGTCCCGTCGACGGTGCTCGAGGTGAGCGGGCTCTCGAAGTCGTTCCCGGGGCGGCGCGGAGGAGCCTCCGTCGCCGCCGTCGACGACGTCTCGTTCGCGCTGCCCGCGGGCCGCACGCTGGCGCTCGTCGGCGAATCCGGCTCGGGGAAGTCGACGACGGCGCGCATGATCCTGCGCCTGCTCGACCCCAGCGCCGGCTCGATCGCGCTCGACGGCCGCGACGTCACCGCGGTCTCGGGTCGCGACCGGCTCGCGCTCTGGCGCACGGTGCAGCTCGTCTACCAGAACCCCGACTCCGCTCTCGATCCACGCTGGAGCGTCGGACGCATCGTCTCGGAGCCGCTGCTCGGCTCCGCGTCGCCGCGCGAGCGCCGGGCCCGCGTCGAGGAGCTGCTCGACGCCGTCTCGCTGCCCGACGGAGTGATCGACAAGCGCGCCGGCGAGCTCTCGGGCGGTCAGCGCCAGCGCGTCGCCATCGCGCGGGCCCTCGCTCCGCACAGCTCGCTCGTCGTGCTCGACGAGGCGCTCAGCGCGCTCGACGTGATCACGCAGGAGCGGGTGCTGCAGCTGCTCGAGCGCCTGCAGCGCGAGCAGGGGGTCTCGTACCTCTTCATCTCGCACGACCTGTCGACGGTGCGCCGCCTGGCGCACGACGTCGTGGTGCTGCGGGCCGGCCGGGTCGTCGAGCAGGGCCCCTCCCACGAGATCTTCGCCGCGCCCCGCACCGACTACGTGCGCGAGCTGCTCGACGCCGTGCCCGGCCGGCGCCTGCTCGCCGACCCCGCGACCACCCCGACCGCCGAGGACCCCCGATGA
- a CDS encoding LLM class flavin-dependent oxidoreductase → MTDAPKPLRFSAFVMNTASHIQHGLWRHPEARQHEFTSLRLWTDLARTLERGRFDAIFFADVLGLYGPARGDYTVNAREGLQFPSNDPSVLLGALAAVTEHLGLVFTSSVLQAHPFEFARRVSTLDHLSGGRVGWNVVTSAQESAARNFGADGLEEHDERYRWAEEYLEVVYKLWEGSWDDDALRRDKALGHPDDAVFADASGIHRIDHVGQRYRVAGPHQSPPSPQRTPVIFQAGSSPAGSAFAARHAEGQFVLTSGLDKTRALIEQTRAKVAATGRAPEDLAFFLGLAFVTGDTEEAAQRKAAELDEYLSSDGFLLHSNLAFDPATGEPLDPDTPLSELSTGTNVSHLQWMRELSPDPDPKVRDLATLAAKLRGRIVGTPEQIADRLAEWRDAGIDGINVINWTLPGSFEEFVDHVTPVLQERGLAQREYAPGTLRQKLFGRDQLPEEHPARSYRGAFGEVAR, encoded by the coding sequence ATGACCGACGCCCCGAAGCCGCTGCGCTTCTCCGCCTTCGTGATGAACACCGCCTCCCACATCCAGCACGGCCTGTGGCGGCACCCGGAGGCGCGCCAGCACGAGTTCACGTCGCTCCGGCTCTGGACCGACCTGGCCCGCACCCTCGAGCGCGGCCGGTTCGACGCGATCTTCTTCGCCGATGTCCTCGGCCTCTACGGTCCCGCCCGCGGCGACTACACCGTGAACGCGCGCGAGGGGCTGCAGTTCCCGAGCAACGACCCGTCGGTGCTGCTGGGGGCGCTGGCGGCCGTCACCGAGCACCTCGGACTCGTGTTCACCTCCTCCGTGCTGCAGGCGCACCCGTTCGAGTTCGCCCGGCGCGTGTCGACGCTCGACCACCTCTCGGGCGGCCGCGTCGGCTGGAACGTGGTGACCAGCGCCCAGGAGAGCGCCGCGCGCAACTTCGGCGCCGACGGACTCGAGGAGCACGACGAGCGCTACCGCTGGGCCGAGGAGTACCTCGAGGTCGTCTACAAGCTCTGGGAGGGGTCGTGGGACGACGACGCGCTCCGGCGCGACAAGGCGCTCGGCCACCCGGACGACGCGGTGTTCGCCGACGCGAGCGGGATCCACCGCATCGACCACGTCGGGCAGCGCTACCGCGTGGCCGGCCCGCACCAGAGCCCGCCGTCGCCGCAGCGCACCCCGGTGATCTTCCAGGCCGGCTCCTCGCCCGCGGGCAGCGCCTTCGCCGCCCGCCACGCGGAGGGCCAGTTCGTGCTCACCTCCGGACTCGACAAGACCCGGGCGCTGATCGAGCAGACCCGCGCGAAGGTCGCGGCGACGGGCCGCGCTCCCGAGGACCTCGCCTTCTTCCTCGGCCTCGCCTTCGTCACCGGCGACACCGAGGAGGCGGCGCAGCGGAAGGCGGCCGAGCTCGACGAGTACCTCTCGAGCGACGGCTTCCTGCTGCACAGCAACCTCGCCTTCGACCCGGCGACCGGCGAACCGCTCGACCCCGACACTCCGCTCTCGGAGCTCTCCACCGGCACCAACGTGAGCCACCTGCAGTGGATGCGCGAGCTCTCGCCCGACCCCGACCCGAAGGTGCGCGACCTCGCCACCCTCGCGGCGAAGCTGCGCGGACGGATCGTCGGCACGCCCGAGCAGATCGCCGACCGCCTCGCCGAGTGGCGCGACGCGGGCATCGACGGGATCAACGTCATCAACTGGACGCTGCCCGGCAGCTTCGAGGAGTTCGTCGACCACGTGACCCCGGTCCTGCAGGAGCGCGGGCTCGCTCAGCGCGAGTACGCGCCCGGAACCC